A DNA window from Setaria viridis chromosome 2, Setaria_viridis_v4.0, whole genome shotgun sequence contains the following coding sequences:
- the LOC117844271 gene encoding acyl transferase 15: MAAWERGRRQRSLTAELLLAAAVLELPAPELLYLDPPSPAEGMRGRAAPVGEGKERCSISQSTRQPKTIKKPLSNTLVHYYPFSGRLISGADADEFYIRCTDEGAEVVAASANCALKEVKSFDKTLLAKLTVDSPHQGHHATYPLLSLQVTEFSCGGFILAVTWNHAIADGVGIAQLIGALGELARGLSSPSIVPVRWDDSVSSWSPPFNEMQQTMSPEPLALVPLDIAIPLSTINRIKAKFCSYFSGQQCTMFEVVIAILWQCRTRATVSNPETQVFISFVADVRKHVGAKDGYYGNCLTDHVVKATSNMVANTDIMNLVMMIKHAKDQIPNKFKKNASNDSNQLQGLDGPYNKLHLSSWRNIGFDEVDFGSGRVARVMCYGPRAPVPICIMLIPCKGKDGAALLSTEVVKEEHATAFLEELARFM; encoded by the exons ATGGCTGCATGGGAGAGAGGTAGGAGACAGAGGAGTCTCACCGCGGAGCTCCTCCTTGCTGCTGCCGTGCTCGAGCTCCCCGCCCCGGAGCTCCTCTATCTAGATCCACCGTCCCCGGCGGAGGGAATGAGAGGGAGGGCGGCGCCCGTCGGCGAAGGGAAGGAGAGG TGTTCGATCAGCCAATCCACGAGGCAGCCAAAGACCATAAAGAAGCCTTTGTCCAATACACTTGTCCACTATTATCCTTTTTCTGGCCGTCTTATTTCAGGAGCGGACGCCGATGAGTTTTACATTCGGTGCACTGACGAGGGCGCTGAAGTCGTTGCTGCATCTGCCAACTGTGCCTTGAAGGAAGTAAAATCCTTTGATAAGACTCTGTTAGCCAAGCTTACTGTCGACTCCCCCCACCAAGGCCACCACGCAACCTATCCTTTGTTGTCTCTACAGGTGACAGAGTTCTCTTGTGGCGGCTTCATCCTTGCGGTGACATGGAACCACGCCATTGCTGATGGCGTTGGTATCGCCCAACTCATAGGGGCACTCGGTGAGCTTGCACGTGGGTTATCATCGCCTTCCATTGTTCCGGTTCGGTGGGATGATTCAGTCTCCAGTTGGTCTCCACCGTTCAATGAAATGCAACAGACTATGAGCCCCGAGCCTTTAGCCCTTGTCCCCCTTGACATCGCCATCCCCTTGAGCACGATCAACCGCATCAAAGCCAAATTTTGCAGCTACTTCAGTGGGCAGCAGTGCACGATGTTTGAGGTGGTCATCGCCATTCTATGGCAGTGTCGAACTCGTGCAACCGTCTCCAATCCAGAGACACAGGTTTTTATTTCATTTGTGGCTGATGTGCGCAAGCACGTGGGTGCCAAGGATGGCTACTACGGCAACTGCCTCACTGATCATGTAGTCAAGGCAACGAGCAACATGGTGGCAAACACCGACATTATGAACCTTGTAATGATGATCAAGCATGCCAAGGATCAAATTCCTAACAAGTTCAAGAAGAATGCAAGCAACGACAGCAACCAGCTTCAAGGATTAGATGGGCCATACAACAAGTTACATTTGTCATCGTGGAGAAATATTGGCTTTGATGAGGTTGACTTTGGGAGCGGTAGGGTTGCGAGGGTGATGTGTTACGGGCCAAGGGCACCTGTGCCAATTTGCATTATGCTAATACCCTGCAAAGGGAAGGATGGAGCCGCTTTGCTGTCCACTGAAGTCGTCAAGGAGGAGCATGCCACCGCCTTTCTTGAAGAACTAGCAAGGTTCATGTGA